In the genome of Arachis stenosperma cultivar V10309 chromosome 6, arast.V10309.gnm1.PFL2, whole genome shotgun sequence, the window TGATCAAGGtaatattattgttaattttatatattggaacaaaacaatgaagaagaattTTTAAACCTTGGCCCACTAATAATACTATTGAGACTTTGCAAGTGTGAGTTAATTGCTTCTACATGAGTTAAGTTTGGACTAAATGTAAATGGAAAATATAAGTAATAAGTTTTTGTCTTAAAATGGGGAGTGATTTTCACTTTCAGAATCTAAACCTTGGCCCACTAATATATTGCTTACATTTAATGTTCAACCATGTTAAGAGTTTTACTATTTGAATAATTGTTATACGATATTATTTTCTTAAGCCTGGTTAATTAAGATCATTCAGATCACAAATGACACTTTTTATAGACTAAAGCTTACCCAAATCAAATAGTGATACGTTTTTATTAGCTCTTCCAGTAACTCATATCAATCAACATGATTTAAGAATTTTAGATATTCTGACCTCAAGCCTTTTTAGGCTAATATTGTCTTCTAATAGATCAAATTACAAATAATAATAGATGTGTAAGAATACACTTTATAAATTTTGAAGTCCAAATTCTTAGgtgtataaaaaaaaaaactaacttaGATTGTATTTATGAATTTGGTGTATGATGAAATAACTAATTTCTAGAGTACATACATTTCAGACAACTCTTCTGAGACAAGAAGATTTACAATGAAGACAGattgaaaataataaagaaaaaattgaaagcaaATGAGTAACAATTCGACACGGTTCTagcttcttatttttttatagtttttcttAACTTGTATTATAGTATTAATCTTGTCAAATGAATATTGAAAGCCTTTCTTATTCCTTTTTGTATTTGCAGTagttaagaaaaataaaatttcaaacgtTATAACTTGTTGAACATACTCACATTTTGGagaaaatattttcataaaaagtTTAAATGCTTTTCTAAGGTCTTAGTGTGTTTTGTACCTTGCTTCAGAGACACAGGAATCAGGATATTGTTGCTTTTTAGATGGACATTGAAATTATGCTTACATTTTCAAATACCGTTTTGCTACATATCCAAGTATTTTTGTCAATcaagtttaattaaattagttcaaacttaataaaaattacCCACACAATGTGTCCGTAAAGCACGCACTTTTTCTTCGTATTCCTTCTTTTTTGTGCGTTTTCTCCCTCATTGTCGTTCTTTTACCACTATTGTTGTTGTAGcgttttttatttcttctcctcctccttctctttATCATGCATGGTGGTtattacaatattttttatttcttttttttgtttgatttttttttctctttttcttaatttaaacACTGAAATTTCTTAAACGTAACATAGGTTCAGTTAAGAGGGTGAAACAAAAATTATGAGAATGTGAAAAAAGgataaaacaagaaaagaaggaagaggGAGAGAAGGAGTTGTTTTGAATTATCTATAATTTATCAAAAAAGTAACACCAAAATATTTTACCaagacacaaaaaaatttttaattttaacattaaaattttttaagcgTAACAATTTGATGTGTCTTTTGATCTAAAACACATTTAAATGTAATTTGTTAGTTGAGTGAGTCGATTTTAAACTTgtaatttttaaagattttttgtGTTATTTACCAAAAATTTCGGTGTCATTTACAACTAAATTATGTGTTTTTGTTATCGTTAAACTAATTGTGTCGTATCTAATtaagaagaaattaaaattttttaagattttttgtGTCATTCACAATAAATTTTGAtatcatttaaaataaaattatgtgtttttattattgttaaactAATTGTGTGGtatttaatgaaaaaaaagaaaagaagagatgataatgaaaaaagagaataatTCAGATGTTTGCTGTTCAAATACACTCTTTTTAAGTCTTATACAATATTAATTTGCAATAAATTATTtagataaatatatttttttttacacttttacATTGTAGTtttgcatataaaaaaaattatatcaaataagAAACAGTGAAGACATAGTTAAGTCTTAATTGTTTGCTAAAATATTTAgtattaaacaaagaaaaatagagtctaattaaattaattattctatattttattatattttagcaCACATTTGTAATAAAAAGCGCCCAATTTCGGCCTTTATAATTACTATACATGTAATCTAACTATCTAACATTTTAAATTTCATTGTTTATAACATCCAAAGTGGCGAGCTATAACAACCATATAGTTGTACATATATTTCCTCATATAATGATCTAAAGAATACGAACCCTTGAACATGcaaaataacaaatataaaataaataaaatggtCCTTTTCTTATATACGGATATCCAACCATCCGATACCAACAAGGAGGCAAGTAAACTTTGCTCTTCCTTGATCATTTCTCATACTCCTTGACCCCAACCATTTAAGATGGAGAGCACCACAACTCATGAGTTTtctgtcaaaaaaaaaaaaaaagtaagcaTATCAACTAGTAATATGAACAATATCCACATCGATTAGACAGTGTTTATTTTGAGGTATTGACACATAAATTAAGAGAttgaaatttaatattatatttatatatattgacctaaagattgatattaaaattttagtattttagtaTCTCTAAAAAGTGAGaacataaaaaactaaaatttttaaaaatgagactgaaattttaataatattttatatctaaaataccctcatttcaattaattaattttaattttattttttgtgcaaattaaattaaaatttcatttttatttctgTCTCTATCTCTCACTTTACACCAAACACAGTATTAAGACTTATTTCAGTCTTTATCTCTCCGTCCATGTCAGTCTCTCTTCTAAATACTATCTTAGAAAACGAAGAGATTTCCAATATCCACATCAATGAcattgtatttaaaaaaaaaaaacaaactaacaaaaaaaaaagcaaatattCAAACCTGCACTAGTAGATAGCTGTGATGTTCATTTTTTTTCCAATAGAATtcaatcctaaattctaatGCACTCTTACTCTGTCTTGACAATGAGTTTTGCAGAGTTCTTCTTCCCAAATTCCATTCCTCCAAAACCATATTGCTGAACAACTAAAACAGAAGAGCTtgaaccaaaaatatttgatgctAAAATATCCCCAATAACTCCTAATTCCACACATTCACACCATTCCAATAAGTTTGAGAATATTTTAGAGTTCCTATAATACCCTCGTCCAACAATGTATAAATCACAACCGTTCTGATCAAGTTCCTTCAAGACTCTAGGAACATCTTCACTTGTATGGACATCAACCTCCGAGTAAGATATAGAATCCTCATTGTTCACAGCAGTGTATCTGAATTTACTTATATACCCTTCATCCAACTCCCTTTGCTTCTCTTCATCCATTACATACGATAATATCCCACGTGCTTCTTCAAAATGAGTTGATTCTATTTCCACAGGTTCATCAAACAACCGAATTCGAATCATCGATAGTTCAACATTACGATGCCTAGCCATCTTCCATGCAATTGCTAAAGCTTCGCGATCGTTTGGGCCTCCAACAAACACCATAAGAATACGAAGCTTGGTTTTGGAAAAAGATCCAAGATTCCGATCAACGAAGATTCCCACAGAACAAGGCGCATTTTGCATTACGCTCTTGTTTATATCCTTATACACGGAGTTCGTTGTTTCAAGCAAATTACCGTTACTCAAGTGTTTGTGGAACGGAAGGAGAATCAAACTTGCGCCTCTTTCTCTGGCGGAGTTGAAAATATCTTCATGAATGCTTTCGTAGGCCGAGACCACGCTGGTGGTCTCGACCCTGAAAGCATCATGACCAGCTCTGTTTCCAAAACCCTCGAAGGTAAAAGTAATGTTTTCTAACTCCACCTGTGATTGGGTGAAGGCAGTTtggcctccgagctgtgaagtCGGCTTGTCCATATGAGCAACAACAAGTGCGGTGGCACGGTTTGTGATTTCGACAAGGTACAAGCCGAAAACGTATACAGGGGAGAGTCTTGTGGCACTGAAGAGTTCAATAATGTTGATCATGCTTGTGGCGTGCTGGTTAGTGTGGACGCATGCTAACATTCGGAGTTCTGCATCAATTCTTAGCCTTTCTATGGTTCTTAGCTTCGTTTGTTGGAACCGCTTTCTTGGCTTGAAGATCAGGTTGATGATGGGAGAGACTACCATAGTCATTAGAAGAACAGCAGAAATAAGAACAGCATAGGTTGGTGCAAAAAAAATCTACAACCATCATTTTCAACAATCAATTATTTAATTGAATATACGCACATTTTCTGTCTAAATAACTATTACAAATTAGAATTATGCTATGTCtatactaaaatcagccactaaaATTAGTCATCATTATAAAATAcgtattaaaatataaatacatacacattgaaaataaattaaaccatacatatatttatatacaaatatattagtgattaattttagtgtacgaataatatttttgtacaaattatttaataataactatgctattatgtatatataaaaaattaattacaaaataaaatatatattaaaaataaattaaataatatatttatatataaatacataataaatagttaattaatttaatagttaatttttaatgtgtatataatattttttatttaataaacaTACCCATATTTGCAAAGAATAAATAAACCTTAATAATGGTTAAAACATTGTATGACTAGACAAAATTAACCTTAAATAAATTGAGTGTATGTACTGTAAATATCAATTCATTAGCTTTCTATAATTCTATTGTTTGACTAAAATGAGTTTTCATCATTAAATATCTAcatgtgtatttttttttcctttcaaaagtTAAATTAGGAGTGTCATAATTTTTTCAAGAAATTAATTGATAGCTTGCTAAATAAATAGATAGTATAGTAAAAGAATAGAGAATTACCATCTTATCCCAAGCAATGCTTAGCAATATGAGTGCTAAGGCACCTTTGGTGTTGAGAAGCAATCCTATGGCAAAACCATCTTTAGCGGGCCTACCAAATAAGGAGGTGACAAATAAAGTTCCCAATATCTTTGTGACACATAATAAGATGACAACGAGGAATGTCAATTTCCAATTTGCATGAGAAAAAACAGATGAAATCATAAATCTCATTCCAGtcccagaaaagtaaattgatGCTAGAAAGCCGGTACCAAAATCATCAGAAACCGCCATAACCGAGTCAGCAAATCTCCCACGAGGTAAAATTAGTCCGTACACAAAAGCACCAACAATGCCATGTGTACCAATAATATCCGTAACATATGAACACAACAAGAGCCCCATCACCACAAAAAGTAGTTGGTGCTCATCCAATTCATTCTCCTCTGTctttttttcaagaaactttgtTATTATAGGACGAACCAAAACGATGCACACGATAACGAACATGATTGTGCTCAGCACTGAATAAATTGCATTTGAACTATAAGTTGAGAATGGAATCAACAATGTGAAAAGAATCCAATTGTAGGTGTCAATAATCATTGCGGCGGTTAAGGCAACTTTGCCTAGGCCAGTGTAATGAAGCTTGAGCTCTGAAAGAATTTCTACCAGGTTTGGAAAACCTGTAACTGAGAGAACTAAACTCCAAATTAAATAAACATGAGTTGAAACTTCTTCAAGCttgaaaatattattgatataaAATCTTCGGTGTAAAGCATATAATCCTGATCCTGCTATCATAGGAAAGACTATTCCAGCAGCTGCAATGCTTGTAGCTTCTTTTTTGGCTTTGAGAATTGTATCCAAGTTCATCTCTAAGCCATTGAGGAACGCATAGTAAATCAAGCCAAAGTTTGAGATAACTTCAACATTCATTATCCCAGTTATAGGATAAACTAAAGCAAACAGGAATTCAAATCTTCTCAGGAGAGGTGGAGTTAGTAGGAAACCTGCCTATAAATTAGAAGCCCAACAAATTATTAGTCTTAAATCAACAGATGCTTAATGAAATCTTTAGAATAAATTTTCCGAACaatctttaataaaatttgcATTGCACAGAGAGAAAATTTTAATCATGTctctaataataaaataaataggcATATTAAAGTTAAATACCTTCTTaacttttttttgtaaaatactaatttatttttttattttattaaaaccAAATTCgtataatattttaaacatagTTATGAGAATTTGATCGAATTGATCGGTTCAATCCGATTAACAAAAAATTGGCCATCAAATCAATCTAATTTAAagtaaaatcacaaaaaaaaaaagtttaattattcgaTCTGATTGCTACAAATTTTTAGTAGTTAATCAGTTTAAATtaataacacaaaaaaataattttttaaattatatattttatacatagatatattattttattatattcgATTCAATCTAAGTTAAATCTAgttgaatttttaaatatttgaacATTTAATTCTATTGCTTTGATAATCGGTTTGGCTTTGAGAACCTTGATTTTAGGATGTGAAAACTAAATTGTCAATTTTTTATCTGCAATTAACTTATTACGTggggaaaaagaaaatagaaatgaagaagaaagaagcatgGAGATATAGATAGATACTTACAAAGACGTATGTAATAAGGCGAGATTGATGGAAGGGTTTGaatagaaggaagaaaaggCAGGCTACGAAGACAGTGTAGGCAACTTGAAAGGCCAAAGTAGGAAGCTCAGAGTCTATGATATTACCCGTTTGCCATATTCTATTAGCTTCACTCACAGAAACCGGATAACATGCAAGGGGAAGAACGTCTCCCATATATACTTTTCTTCTTCAAATATTCTtcaattttatcaacttttgtTGACCAAGTAGAAATAAAGATTTGAACTCAATGTTATGCACCATCGAAAATATATTCTTCTATTTAAAGGAACACGGATTTTCCCAAGGTAGTAATTATTGTTGACTCTTGGTCCGTCTTTTTATCCGAATCGGTTTTTTGGTTTTATGACTTTTATCAATAACACACCGCGTATAGTAGTAACTTACTAACTTTTATGGTTGCACACGCCACATATGATTAatgagcaatgctaggggccagtaatttttgtgattgttagctatcaattagccatcaataatgatttgatggtatgagattggtgtgagatttcatccaatggctcacttttctctgctggttacatgctgaccaaaattcaacaaaactactgtcccctagacttttccattATTAATTTATTGTCACAAAATAGTTAAGAGAAAGAGAATAGATGGTAATAAAACCAATTGTTCTGAGTTTGGAGTTTTAGAAAATGAATTATTGTTTAGAATAGTGAATCTTACTTAACTTGTATTACAAGTCTAGTTTGTGCACAAACTAATTAACTTAATTATTGATATGAAGTAGCGGAATAACTAATTTTCTAGactcttaaaaaaatttgtgaTGACATTCTAACGGAATAAGTCGTAATAGTTGATAATTAACTTACCTCTTCTGCGTGtcaattatataatttaactaACTTTTCATGCGAATAATCTATtctctataaaaaaatatcatttaaatcAGAAGTTGCAAATAAAGtttttgttttacttttttttattttataatttttttagcaTTCTTACTTATACATTTTTACTTGGAAAAGAAAGATAACTTTAATTTCATAAACCAAAGACAATGGTCTCTCCATCATGAATATGAAACAAGAATGTCACCACTACTCTCATCACACATCTCCCATGCTATCTCCTATGCTATGCTATCTTTTGTTAGCACGGTTAATATGgataacaattaatatatattgatatcgaAAAATAATGTTaccaagatttttttatttaatattaaaataatatatattgatattaaaaaattaataataaaatataaaaataattgttaacaaaaattttagtaaaattataatttaatataaaaaattattaaagaatatcttaaaaaaaataatttaattattaaatttttttaaaaatattttaataaaaatacaatttaattaacaaaaaaattattaaagaatattttggtaagcaaaatttaatgaaaaaaaataaaaaattttattaaaggatatttttgtaaaaaataatttatttttcttaaaaaatagataaagttaatattagttaatacaaaaaatttaaaatagattaaaaaatatttttttaaagtgaTGAGAGAGGAGAATgtatattttacaaataaagaagagaaaaatatcattttagtacctctcaaaaaaaaagttaaattttctctaatttttatatagAATTCTTCTAAGTTGGAGCCTTAAAATAGTTTGAAAAGAGCCATTTAATACCTTTATTACATTTTTTAAGAGTATTCACACCACTTCTTTATGCAACttaatttttcactttttctttttttctttgataGGTAAAGTTGGTAGCTATCATTCATGAATAAAACCCATGATGTCAAACAGGGCCAAATTACAGATGTGGAGAGGTGCTTCTTCCATCCACATTGAGTTTGGATAGGTAAGAGCTAATTGAGCCAATTCATGTGCTACCATGTTACCAGATCTCTTGACATGGGAAAAAGAAATTGATCTAAAAAGGCTTGAATAATAGAAACAATCAGCAATAAAGCTACCAAAATAATTTCTAGAATGTTTCCTGTTCTTTAGAGCATTGATTACCTGAATATTATCATTTTCCAGGATTACTTCAAAAAGGCAACATTCATGAGCTAGTTT includes:
- the LOC130934570 gene encoding cation/H(+) antiporter 15-like, giving the protein MNVEVISNFGLIYYAFLNGLEMNLDTILKAKKEATSIAAAGIVFPMIAGSGLYALHRRFYINNIFKLEEVSTHVYLIWSLVLSVTGFPNLVEILSELKLHYTGLGKVALTAAMIIDTYNWILFTLLIPFSTYSSNAIYSVLSTIMFVIVCIVLVRPIITKFLEKKTEENELDEHQLLFVVMGLLLCSYVTDIIGTHGIVGAFVYGLILPRGRFADSVMAVSDDFGTGFLASIYFSGTGMRFMISSVFSHANWKLTFLVVILLCVTKILGTLFVTSLFGRPAKDGFAIGLLLNTKGALALILLSIAWDKMIFFAPTYAVLISAVLLMTMVVSPIINLIFKPRKRFQQTKLRTIERLRIDAELRMLACVHTNQHATSMINIIELFSATRLSPVYVFGLYLVEITNRATALVVAHMDKPTSQLGGQTAFTQSQVELENITFTFEGFGNRAGHDAFRVETTSVVSAYESIHEDIFNSARERGASLILLPFHKHLSNGNLLETTNSVYKDINKSVMQNAPCSVGIFVDRNLGSFSKTKLRILMVFVGGPNDREALAIAWKMARHRNVELSMIRIRLFDEPVEIESTHFEEARGILSYVMDEEKQRELDEGYISKFRYTAVNNEDSISYSEVDVHTSEDVPRVLKELDQNGCDLYIVGRGYYRNSKIFSNLLEWCECVELGVIGDILASNIFGSSSSVLVVQQYGFGGMEFGKKNSAKLIVKTE